A portion of the Mesobacillus sp. AQ2 genome contains these proteins:
- a CDS encoding MFS transporter, with protein sequence MSKVNKLLGDIELTKDLALLLIIGGLYSLSIALSNTFVNIYLWKQSGELADLAMYNLSIVVAQPLTFILAGRWAKKVDRVIVLRIGVIFLALFYVTVLFVGTKASDFLLLLGVLLGIGYGFYWLAYNVLTFEITEPETRDFFNGFLGILGSVGGMIGPVAAGFIISRLEKLTGYTVVFGLSLGLFSIAVLLSFFLKRRPAHGKYWFRRIITERKHDKNWRMVTNAHFFQGLREGVFVFIVSVFVFIATDSEMALGTYGLINSGISFLAYYFVSRTLKKEYRKQSILVGGLILFLAIFLIIFDISYFRLLLYAAMIAVAYPLLLVPYASMTYDVIGRGWKAAEMRVEYIVVRELFLNLGRVSSILLFLLATHLFSEKQAIPVLLVILGSGHTMIYFFIRKIHLKPA encoded by the coding sequence ATGAGCAAAGTAAACAAATTATTAGGAGACATTGAACTGACAAAGGATTTGGCGCTCCTATTGATTATTGGGGGTTTGTACTCATTAAGCATTGCCCTTTCCAATACTTTTGTTAATATCTATTTATGGAAGCAATCCGGCGAGCTAGCGGATTTGGCAATGTATAATCTATCGATTGTCGTTGCCCAGCCTCTCACCTTTATCCTTGCTGGGAGATGGGCAAAGAAGGTCGACAGGGTCATTGTGCTCCGCATTGGTGTCATCTTTCTCGCGCTTTTTTATGTCACGGTATTGTTTGTGGGCACAAAAGCGTCCGACTTTTTATTGCTGCTTGGTGTCCTTTTGGGAATCGGCTATGGTTTCTATTGGCTTGCTTACAATGTCCTCACCTTTGAGATCACCGAGCCGGAAACACGTGATTTTTTTAATGGATTTCTTGGAATTCTAGGTTCTGTTGGAGGCATGATCGGACCGGTGGCTGCAGGTTTCATCATTTCAAGATTAGAAAAGCTGACAGGTTATACAGTGGTTTTTGGACTTTCACTGGGATTGTTTTCAATCGCTGTTTTATTGAGTTTTTTCCTAAAGCGCCGGCCAGCCCATGGCAAGTATTGGTTCAGGCGGATTATTACTGAAAGGAAGCATGACAAAAATTGGCGGATGGTTACGAATGCGCATTTCTTCCAGGGACTTAGAGAAGGGGTATTTGTATTCATCGTATCCGTTTTTGTTTTCATTGCCACAGACAGCGAAATGGCTTTAGGTACTTATGGATTGATTAATTCCGGGATATCCTTTCTTGCTTATTACTTTGTATCCCGTACTCTGAAAAAAGAATATCGGAAACAGTCAATACTGGTTGGCGGACTGATTCTGTTCCTGGCGATTTTCTTGATTATATTTGATATTAGTTATTTCCGGCTTCTATTATATGCTGCCATGATTGCAGTTGCTTACCCGCTGCTCCTTGTTCCATATGCTTCAATGACTTACGACGTGATTGGGCGCGGCTGGAAAGCGGCTGAAATGAGGGTCGAATATATTGTCGTCCGGGAATTATTCTTGAATCTAGGCCGTGTCTCTTCGATTTTATTATTTCTGCTGGCAACTCACCTGTTCAGCGAAAAACAGGCTATCCCCGTCCTTTTGGTCATCCTTGGAAGCGGGCATACAATGATTTACTTCTTTATAAGGAAAATTCATTTAAAACCTGCATAG
- a CDS encoding superoxide dismutase → MAFELPQLPYAYDALEPHIDKETMNIHHTKHHNTYVTNLNNALEGNEELLSKSVEEVVSNLDAVPEAARTAVRNNGGGHANHSLFWQVISPNGGGEPTGELAEAINSKFGGFEGFKEEFSKAATTRFGSGWAWLVVNNGELEVTSTPNQDSPLMEGKTPILGLDVWEHAYYLNYQNRRPEYIGAFWNVVNWEEVSKRFASAK, encoded by the coding sequence ATGGCATTTGAATTACCGCAATTACCTTACGCATATGATGCACTTGAGCCACACATCGACAAGGAAACAATGAATATCCACCACACAAAGCACCACAACACTTACGTTACAAATCTTAACAACGCTTTGGAAGGAAACGAAGAGCTTCTATCTAAATCTGTTGAAGAAGTCGTTTCTAACCTGGATGCTGTTCCTGAAGCAGCACGTACTGCAGTTCGCAACAATGGCGGCGGCCATGCGAACCACTCTCTATTCTGGCAAGTCATTTCTCCAAACGGAGGCGGCGAGCCTACTGGAGAATTGGCTGAAGCAATCAACTCCAAGTTCGGCGGCTTTGAAGGTTTCAAAGAAGAATTCTCAAAAGCAGCAACTACTCGCTTTGGCTCTGGCTGGGCTTGGCTAGTTGTTAACAATGGCGAGCTAGAAGTGACTAGCACTCCAAACCAGGACTCTCCTTTAATGGAAGGCAAGACGCCTATCCTTGGATTGGATGTTTGGGAGCATGCTTACTACCTGAACTACCAGAACAGAAGACCAGAATACATTGGTGCATTCTGGAACGTCGTTAACTGGGAAGAAGTTAGCAAGCGTTTCGCTTCTGCGAAATAA